A window from Actinomycetospora corticicola encodes these proteins:
- a CDS encoding MmcQ/YjbR family DNA-binding protein: MATWDDVRRLALALPEVEELGTYGGSVSWKVKGKLFVWERPLRKRDLADLGWAEQPGPVLGARVPDLGAKEALVAEQGVYFTTPHFDGHASVLVHLERIPLDELGELVTESWYAVAPPMVLRRHPRDPA, encoded by the coding sequence ATGGCGACGTGGGACGACGTGCGGCGGCTCGCGCTCGCCCTGCCCGAGGTCGAGGAGCTGGGGACCTACGGCGGGTCGGTGTCCTGGAAGGTGAAGGGGAAGCTCTTCGTCTGGGAGCGGCCGCTGCGGAAGCGGGACCTGGCCGACCTCGGGTGGGCCGAGCAGCCGGGTCCGGTGCTGGGCGCCCGGGTGCCCGACCTCGGCGCGAAGGAGGCGCTGGTCGCCGAGCAGGGCGTCTACTTCACGACGCCGCACTTCGACGGGCATGCCAGCGTGCTCGTCCACCTCGAGCGGATCCCCCTCGACGAGCTCGGGGAACTGGTCACGGAGTCCTGGTACGCCGTCGCGCCGCCGATGGTCCTGCGTCGCCACCCGCGCGATCCGGCCTGA
- a CDS encoding 5'-3' exonuclease, with protein MAETQRSAARPGAGVETTEGPVLLLDSASLWFRAFYGVPSSLTAADGTPVNAIRGFCDMVARLVRARQPSAVVACLDRDWRPAFRVRALPSYKAHRVDTSSGIDPSDPSVGGGPDAEAAPAELGVQVPVILDVLAAAGIPTAGAEGFEADDVIGTLASGEATRTVEVVTGDRDLLQLVRDEPTSVRIVYIARGVSKYEVYGPEEVAAKYGVPVGRAGDGYAEMAMLRGDPSDGLPGVPGVGEKTASQVVSKFDSWAELITAVVDGGDARLSAAVRSKLVKAAPYLTVAPEVVLVAKDAPIDWTGSTRSLPHAPADPDALAALAERWNLAGSVDRLTAALAGRDA; from the coding sequence ATGGCGGAGACGCAGCGCAGCGCAGCTCGACCCGGAGCGGGCGTGGAGACGACTGAGGGGCCCGTGCTGCTGCTGGACTCCGCGAGCCTGTGGTTCCGCGCCTTCTACGGCGTGCCGTCGTCGCTCACCGCCGCCGACGGCACGCCCGTGAACGCGATCCGCGGCTTCTGCGACATGGTCGCCCGCCTCGTGCGCGCCCGGCAGCCCTCCGCGGTGGTGGCGTGCCTCGACCGCGACTGGCGCCCCGCGTTCCGGGTCCGCGCCCTGCCGTCGTACAAGGCCCACCGGGTGGACACCTCGTCGGGCATCGACCCGTCCGACCCCTCCGTCGGCGGCGGGCCCGACGCCGAGGCCGCGCCCGCAGAGCTCGGCGTCCAGGTGCCGGTGATCCTCGACGTCCTCGCCGCCGCGGGCATCCCGACGGCGGGGGCGGAGGGCTTCGAGGCCGACGACGTCATCGGCACCCTCGCGAGCGGTGAGGCCACCAGGACGGTCGAGGTGGTCACCGGGGACCGCGACCTGCTCCAGCTCGTCCGCGACGAGCCGACCAGCGTGCGGATCGTCTACATCGCCCGCGGGGTGTCCAAGTACGAGGTCTACGGCCCGGAGGAGGTCGCGGCGAAGTACGGCGTCCCGGTCGGGCGGGCCGGCGACGGCTACGCCGAGATGGCGATGCTGCGCGGCGACCCCTCGGACGGGCTGCCGGGCGTCCCCGGCGTCGGGGAGAAGACCGCGTCGCAGGTCGTGTCGAAGTTCGACTCGTGGGCCGAGCTCATCACGGCGGTGGTGGACGGCGGCGACGCCCGGCTCTCCGCCGCCGTGCGCTCGAAGCTGGTGAAGGCAGCGCCGTACCTCACCGTGGCGCCGGAGGTGGTGCTCGTCGCGAAGGACGCGCCCATCGACTGGACGGGCTCGACCCGGTCCCTCCCCCACGCCCCGGCCGATCCCGACGCCCTGGCCGCCCTCGCGGAGCGCTGGAACCTCGCCGGCTCGGTCGACCGTCTGACGGCCGCCCTCGCCGGACGCGACGCCTGA
- a CDS encoding DUF2339 domain-containing protein, with translation MTNPGDPTALLSRLDGELADLGARLARVRSDLGVLRGTPFPTTGALAPAAVPGPGPAPAPPSTAAPPSVPPSAPPAGLPAGVAPWAPSGPVRVPPSGPPVPPPPSGTAVWAPPPAAPRVPLRSRLPRLSGARLLAATGTGVTLLGVVLLLVLAASRGWFGAEARVGFGALVGLGLLGAGIVLQRRRADEGAGEGAADPGPVSLAATGLTALYLTVAAAASLYDLLPSVVAVVLALGVAGGGLLLADRWRRRDLALGVVVGADLLVPLVTESAGPLLVALLVVVVAVALPVAARRAWPVLVAVSVGFAALSALVAAGAVGVAGSSPLGVALAVGALLAVGVVAALVLVAAPGADRTATLVAGIAIAAPVLPLIAVAPSLDRPWGAALDVVAVLLLLAAGAVAERGTGRVPATPALVATAVAAAGVLGLQAIPLALTGAAAGGGLLAVAAVLGVLAARTGRTVVLAVAGAFGVLGGVVALVRDLPLDVVVGGDVRPAGALLAMAAVGVLLAAAAGSLLVAVARADLLGGRDRTAVVVGLLGVVGLYGAAGVVVTLALAVAPDRGGFLVGHVLVTISWTALALVLLVRGVGAVLPRVLGGVLVVAAVAKLILFDLVALDGLARVVVFLGAGLVLLAAGTRYARLVTTAAEEPGTLAPHGGDAAQRSSTRSGRGDD, from the coding sequence ATGACGAACCCCGGTGACCCCACGGCCCTCCTGTCCCGCCTCGACGGCGAGCTCGCCGACCTCGGGGCCCGGCTCGCGCGGGTCCGCTCCGATCTCGGGGTGCTCCGCGGGACCCCGTTCCCGACGACGGGTGCCCTCGCCCCGGCGGCCGTCCCCGGCCCGGGTCCGGCGCCCGCCCCGCCGTCGACCGCGGCCCCGCCGTCGGTCCCGCCGTCGGCGCCCCCCGCCGGACTGCCGGCCGGCGTCGCGCCCTGGGCGCCGTCCGGCCCGGTCCGGGTCCCGCCATCGGGGCCGCCGGTGCCGCCCCCGCCGTCCGGGACCGCCGTGTGGGCGCCGCCGCCGGCCGCCCCGCGGGTCCCGCTGCGCTCCCGGCTCCCCCGGCTGTCCGGTGCCCGGCTGCTCGCGGCGACGGGGACGGGCGTGACCCTGCTCGGCGTCGTGCTGCTCCTCGTCCTCGCCGCGTCCCGCGGCTGGTTCGGCGCGGAGGCCCGCGTCGGGTTCGGGGCGCTGGTGGGGCTCGGGCTCCTCGGCGCCGGGATCGTCCTGCAGCGGCGCCGGGCGGACGAGGGCGCCGGGGAGGGCGCGGCCGACCCCGGGCCGGTGTCGCTCGCCGCCACCGGGCTCACCGCCCTCTACCTGACGGTGGCCGCCGCGGCCTCCCTGTACGACCTCCTGCCCTCCGTCGTCGCGGTGGTGCTCGCGCTGGGCGTGGCCGGTGGCGGCCTGCTCCTCGCCGACCGGTGGCGCCGGCGGGACCTGGCCCTCGGCGTCGTCGTCGGGGCGGACCTCCTCGTGCCGCTCGTGACGGAGTCGGCCGGGCCGCTGCTCGTGGCCCTGCTCGTCGTCGTGGTGGCGGTCGCCCTGCCGGTCGCCGCCCGCCGCGCCTGGCCGGTGCTCGTCGCCGTGTCCGTCGGGTTCGCGGCCCTGTCCGCGCTCGTCGCGGCGGGGGCCGTCGGCGTCGCCGGGTCCTCGCCGCTCGGGGTGGCGCTCGCGGTCGGGGCGCTGCTCGCCGTCGGGGTCGTCGCGGCCCTGGTGCTGGTCGCCGCGCCGGGGGCGGACCGCACGGCCACGCTCGTCGCCGGGATCGCGATCGCCGCGCCGGTGCTCCCGCTGATCGCCGTCGCCCCGTCCCTCGACCGGCCCTGGGGCGCCGCCCTCGACGTCGTCGCCGTGCTCCTGCTGCTCGCCGCCGGTGCGGTCGCCGAGCGCGGGACCGGCCGGGTGCCCGCGACGCCGGCCCTGGTGGCCACCGCGGTCGCCGCGGCCGGGGTCCTCGGTCTGCAGGCGATCCCGCTCGCGCTGACCGGGGCCGCCGCGGGCGGGGGGCTGCTGGCCGTCGCCGCCGTGCTGGGCGTCCTCGCCGCGCGGACCGGCCGGACCGTCGTCCTCGCCGTCGCGGGCGCGTTCGGTGTCCTCGGCGGCGTGGTCGCCCTGGTGCGGGACCTCCCGCTCGACGTCGTGGTCGGCGGCGACGTCCGCCCGGCCGGCGCCCTGCTCGCCATGGCTGCGGTCGGCGTGCTCCTCGCCGCGGCCGCCGGGTCGCTGCTGGTCGCCGTCGCCCGCGCGGACCTGCTCGGAGGCCGGGACCGCACCGCCGTCGTGGTGGGTCTGCTCGGCGTCGTCGGGCTGTACGGCGCCGCGGGCGTGGTCGTCACGCTCGCCCTCGCGGTGGCGCCGGACCGGGGCGGGTTCCTCGTCGGCCACGTCCTGGTGACGATCTCCTGGACGGCCCTCGCGCTCGTGCTGCTGGTGCGCGGCGTCGGGGCGGTCCTCCCCCGGGTCCTGGGCGGGGTGCTCGTCGTCGCGGCCGTGGCGAAGCTGATCCTGTTCGACCTCGTCGCGCTCGACGGGCTCGCGCGGGTCGTCGTGTTCCTCGGCGCCGGCCTGGTCCTGCTGGCCGCGGGCACCCGGTACGCGCGTCTGGTGACGACCGCGGCCGAGGAGCCTGGCACGCTTGCGCCCCATGGCGGAGACGCAGCGCAGCGCAGCTCGACCCGGAGCGGGCGTGGAGACGACTGA
- a CDS encoding M24 family metallopeptidase: MGSADQVTARLDRARKLAADAGVDALVVTPGPDLQYLAGVVKHSHERLSALVLPTRDEAAFVVPRLERPGLAGTGVDRAGIRVLDWVDGEDPHGLVAACLDGVKRVAVASDMPALHVLGLRDALPLATQELATPVLRELRMRKDAAEVEHLRRAGAAIDAVHEQVPGLLRAGRTEAEVGADITAAIVEAGHAEAAFVIVGSGPNGASPHHEVSDRVIETGDVVVVDIGGPLPEGYNSDCTRTYVVGGATDEIVAAYAVLQRAQAAAVAAARPGVTAESVDEAARAVIRDAGFGENFVHRTGHGIGLEVHEEPYIVAGNGLTLEPGMAFSIEPGIYFDGRWGARIEDIVVVTEDGCEAVNTRPHELLSC; encoded by the coding sequence ATGGGTTCCGCTGACCAGGTCACCGCCCGCCTCGACCGTGCCCGGAAGCTGGCCGCGGACGCGGGGGTGGACGCCCTCGTCGTCACCCCGGGGCCCGACCTGCAGTACCTCGCGGGCGTGGTGAAGCACTCCCACGAGCGGCTCTCCGCCCTGGTGCTGCCGACCCGTGACGAGGCCGCCTTCGTCGTGCCGCGCCTGGAGCGCCCGGGCCTGGCCGGCACCGGGGTGGACCGGGCCGGGATCCGCGTCCTGGACTGGGTCGACGGCGAGGACCCGCACGGCCTGGTCGCGGCGTGTCTGGACGGGGTCAAGCGCGTCGCGGTCGCCTCCGACATGCCGGCGCTGCACGTGCTCGGCCTGCGCGACGCCCTGCCGCTGGCCACCCAGGAGCTCGCGACCCCGGTGCTGCGCGAGCTCCGGATGCGCAAGGACGCCGCCGAGGTCGAGCACCTGCGCCGGGCCGGCGCGGCGATCGACGCCGTGCACGAGCAGGTGCCGGGCCTCCTGCGGGCCGGGCGCACCGAGGCCGAGGTCGGTGCGGACATCACCGCCGCGATCGTCGAGGCCGGGCACGCCGAGGCGGCGTTCGTCATCGTCGGCTCCGGCCCGAACGGCGCGAGCCCGCACCACGAGGTCTCCGACCGCGTGATCGAGACCGGCGACGTCGTCGTGGTCGACATCGGCGGCCCGCTGCCCGAGGGCTACAACTCCGACTGCACCCGCACCTACGTCGTCGGCGGCGCGACCGACGAGATCGTCGCGGCGTACGCCGTGCTGCAGCGCGCCCAGGCCGCCGCCGTCGCCGCGGCGCGCCCGGGCGTGACCGCCGAGAGCGTCGACGAGGCCGCCCGCGCGGTCATCCGCGACGCCGGGTTCGGCGAGAACTTCGTGCACCGCACCGGGCACGGCATCGGCCTCGAGGTCCACGAGGAGCCCTACATCGTCGCGGGCAACGGGTTGACCCTCGAGCCCGGCATGGCCTTCTCCATCGAGCCGGGCATCTACTTCGACGGCCGGTGGGGCGCCCGGATCGAGGACATCGTGGTGGTCACCGAGGACGGGTGCGAGGCGGTCAACACCCGCCCCCACGAGCTGCTCTCGTGCTGA
- the lnt gene encoding apolipoprotein N-acyltransferase produces the protein MLTADASPDTAARRRRPTRATLLRAVATVVAGLALYASFPPLGWWWAAPLGIALLIGVVADRSWKGALGWGALGAVAFQYPLLSWTGTYVGPVWLFALLVVVLAAAVPLAFVPLVARLPGAPVWIAGLWTAGEALIERAPFGGFPWSKLAFGQAGGAYAKLASLGGAPLVSFAVVLSGAGLWALLRALRARRLPPACGALLAVLVGPVVGMAVPAHPLTAPGDRAITVAAVQGNVPRAGLDFASQRRAVLDNHVRETQQLADRVAAGQERRPDLVIWPENSSDIDPFRNPDARAEIQAVTDRVGAPVVVGAVLQGTRDADGTIVQGPRNVAVVWTPRVGPTDQYVKRHLLPFGEYIPIRGLASVFSADVARVTDFEAGTGTPVLDAGPARLGVATCYEVVFDGDVRDAVTAGADLLTVPTNNATFGYTNMTYQQQGMSRLRAVEHDRAVVIAATSGQSAVIAPDGTVLDRTGELFTPGVLVDTVPLRTTTTLATRLGAGPEWVLAGFGVAAVVVGGVVGRRVRRREGGAA, from the coding sequence GTGCTGACGGCCGACGCGTCGCCGGACACCGCCGCCCGCCGCCGCCGACCGACCCGGGCGACGCTGCTGCGGGCGGTCGCGACCGTCGTCGCCGGGCTCGCCCTCTACGCGTCGTTCCCGCCGCTGGGCTGGTGGTGGGCGGCGCCGCTCGGGATCGCCCTGCTGATCGGGGTCGTGGCCGACCGGTCGTGGAAGGGCGCCCTCGGCTGGGGCGCGCTGGGCGCGGTGGCGTTCCAGTACCCGTTGCTCTCGTGGACCGGGACCTACGTCGGCCCGGTCTGGCTGTTCGCCCTGCTCGTCGTGGTGCTGGCCGCCGCCGTCCCGCTGGCGTTCGTCCCGCTCGTCGCCCGCCTGCCCGGCGCCCCGGTGTGGATCGCGGGCCTGTGGACGGCGGGGGAGGCGCTCATCGAGCGGGCCCCGTTCGGCGGCTTCCCCTGGTCCAAGCTCGCGTTCGGACAGGCCGGCGGCGCCTACGCGAAGCTCGCCTCCCTCGGCGGCGCCCCGCTCGTGAGCTTCGCGGTGGTCCTCTCCGGCGCCGGGCTCTGGGCCCTCCTGCGCGCGCTCCGTGCCCGACGCCTCCCGCCGGCCTGCGGAGCGCTGCTCGCGGTCCTCGTCGGACCCGTCGTCGGGATGGCTGTCCCCGCGCACCCGCTGACCGCCCCGGGGGACCGGGCCATCACCGTGGCCGCGGTCCAGGGCAACGTGCCGCGGGCCGGTCTGGACTTCGCGAGCCAGCGCCGCGCCGTCCTCGACAACCACGTCCGCGAGACGCAGCAGCTGGCCGACCGGGTGGCGGCGGGGCAGGAGCGTCGGCCGGACCTCGTGATCTGGCCGGAGAACTCCTCGGACATCGACCCGTTCCGCAACCCCGACGCGCGCGCGGAGATCCAGGCGGTCACCGATCGGGTCGGAGCCCCTGTCGTCGTCGGGGCCGTGCTGCAGGGCACCCGGGACGCCGACGGCACCATCGTCCAGGGGCCGCGCAACGTCGCCGTGGTGTGGACCCCTCGGGTCGGGCCCACCGACCAGTACGTGAAGCGGCACCTGCTGCCGTTCGGGGAGTACATCCCGATCCGCGGGCTCGCCTCGGTGTTCTCCGCCGACGTCGCGCGGGTGACCGACTTCGAGGCGGGCACCGGGACCCCCGTGCTCGACGCCGGACCGGCCCGGCTCGGGGTCGCGACCTGCTACGAGGTCGTCTTCGACGGCGACGTGCGCGACGCGGTCACGGCCGGCGCGGACCTGCTGACCGTGCCGACGAACAACGCGACCTTCGGGTACACGAACATGACCTACCAGCAGCAGGGCATGAGCCGCCTGCGCGCGGTGGAGCACGACCGGGCCGTCGTGATCGCGGCGACGAGCGGACAGAGCGCGGTCATCGCCCCCGACGGCACCGTGCTCGACCGGACCGGTGAACTCTTCACGCCCGGCGTGCTGGTGGACACCGTCCCGCTGCGCACCACGACTACCCTGGCCACCCGGCTGGGCGCGGGCCCCGAGTGGGTGCTCGCCGGGTTCGGGGTGGCTGCGGTCGTCGTGGGGGGCGTCGTGGGTCGACGGGTGCGACGACGGGAGGGCGGAGCGGCATGA
- a CDS encoding polyprenol monophosphomannose synthase, protein MSASRSQELPVAGSGADPAPDGRGVLVVVPTYDERANLPGIVERVLAAAPAVRLLVVDDGSPDGTGELADELAAADPRITVLHHRPKRGLGAAYVDAFAHVMATHQADDVGWIVQMDADGSHAPEDLPSMLAAARTEGADLVLGSRYVPGGRVVDWPWYRNALSRAANVYSRRALRLPVRDVTGGYRLFRRPVLEAVTASPVSSQGYCFQVDLTFRVQRAGFTVREVPIVFTERSAGASKMSGAVVREALWRVTVWAVRDRLAGRPRT, encoded by the coding sequence ATGAGCGCGTCGCGGTCGCAGGAACTGCCGGTGGCGGGGTCCGGGGCCGACCCGGCACCCGACGGACGCGGGGTGCTCGTCGTCGTCCCCACCTACGACGAACGGGCCAACCTCCCCGGTATCGTCGAGCGCGTCCTCGCGGCGGCGCCGGCCGTGCGGCTGCTCGTCGTCGACGACGGGAGCCCGGACGGGACGGGGGAGCTGGCCGACGAGCTCGCGGCCGCCGACCCGCGGATCACCGTGCTGCACCACCGGCCCAAGCGGGGCCTCGGGGCCGCCTACGTCGACGCGTTCGCCCACGTCATGGCGACCCACCAGGCCGACGACGTCGGGTGGATCGTCCAGATGGACGCCGACGGCTCCCACGCCCCGGAGGACCTGCCGTCGATGCTCGCCGCCGCCCGGACCGAGGGCGCCGACCTCGTGCTGGGCTCGCGGTACGTGCCGGGCGGCCGGGTGGTCGACTGGCCCTGGTACCGCAACGCGCTGTCGCGCGCGGCCAACGTCTACTCGCGCCGGGCGTTGCGACTCCCGGTGCGGGACGTCACCGGCGGCTACCGCCTCTTCCGGCGGCCGGTCCTCGAGGCCGTCACCGCCAGCCCCGTCTCGTCGCAGGGCTACTGCTTCCAGGTCGACCTGACGTTCCGGGTGCAGCGCGCGGGCTTCACCGTGCGCGAGGTGCCGATCGTGTTCACCGAGCGCTCCGCCGGCGCCTCCAAGATGAGCGGGGCCGTGGTGCGCGAGGCGCTCTGGCGGGTGACGGTGTGGGCCGTCCGCGACCGCCTGGCGGGCCGGCCCCGGACATGA
- a CDS encoding RNA polymerase-binding protein RbpA: MADRVLRGSRLGAVSYETDRDHDLAPRRAFAYRCPKGHDFEVPFSDDAEAPVTWECRLHGEEGKRIDGTEPEQKKVKPPRTHWDMLLERRSEPELQELLEERLDLLKERRGA, translated from the coding sequence ATGGCCGACCGCGTTCTCCGTGGAAGCCGCCTCGGAGCCGTCAGCTACGAGACCGATCGCGACCACGACCTCGCACCCCGCCGCGCCTTCGCCTACCGCTGCCCCAAGGGCCACGACTTCGAGGTCCCGTTCTCCGACGACGCCGAGGCCCCCGTCACCTGGGAGTGCCGCCTCCACGGCGAGGAGGGCAAGCGGATCGACGGCACGGAGCCCGAGCAGAAGAAGGTCAAGCCGCCGCGCACCCACTGGGACATGCTGCTCGAGCGTCGCTCCGAGCCCGAGCTACAGGAGCTGCTCGAGGAGCGTCTGGACCTCCTCAAGGAGCGCCGCGGAGCCTGA
- a CDS encoding glycerophosphodiester phosphodiesterase family protein: MLPVVRSHPYLAAPRPRAFAHRGWHVGDLEGLENTLAAFTRAREEGFAYVETDVHATRDGVLVVHHDATLRRVAGHPGVLRALDWSDLADVRVRGRERLPRLEEVLEAEPTLRFNVDIKSPGSLRPMLALLERDDVAERVAVASTDEGRLRAVRRQFGDRVVTGVSARAALSLRTRSVLPGPLARRVPVGGDLAQLPTRVGAVPVIDPATVAAAHAMGIEVHVWTIDRPSEMHRLLDLGVDGLMTDRPDLLREVLVVRGEWSGA; encoded by the coding sequence GTGCTGCCGGTCGTCCGCTCCCACCCCTACCTCGCCGCCCCGCGCCCCCGGGCGTTCGCCCACCGCGGCTGGCACGTCGGCGACCTCGAGGGGCTCGAGAACACCCTGGCCGCCTTCACCCGCGCCCGCGAGGAGGGCTTCGCCTACGTCGAGACCGACGTGCACGCCACCCGGGACGGGGTCCTCGTCGTCCATCACGACGCCACGCTGCGTCGCGTCGCCGGGCACCCCGGCGTGCTGCGGGCGCTCGACTGGTCCGACCTCGCCGACGTGCGGGTCCGCGGCCGGGAGCGGCTGCCGCGCCTCGAGGAGGTGCTGGAGGCCGAGCCGACGCTCCGGTTCAACGTCGACATCAAGTCGCCCGGGTCGCTGCGGCCCATGCTCGCCCTGCTGGAACGCGACGACGTCGCGGAGCGGGTCGCGGTCGCCAGCACCGACGAGGGCCGGTTGCGGGCGGTGCGCCGGCAGTTCGGCGACCGGGTGGTCACCGGGGTCTCGGCCCGGGCCGCCCTCTCGTTGCGCACCCGCTCGGTGCTCCCGGGGCCCCTCGCACGCCGCGTGCCGGTCGGCGGGGACCTCGCGCAGCTGCCCACCCGCGTCGGCGCCGTACCGGTGATCGACCCGGCGACGGTGGCGGCGGCCCACGCGATGGGGATCGAGGTGCACGTGTGGACGATCGACCGGCCCTCCGAGATGCACCGGCTGCTCGACCTCGGCGTCGACGGGCTCATGACCGACCGGCCGGACCTCCTGCGTGAGGTCCTCGTCGTCCGCGGGGAGTGGTCCGGCGCCTGA
- the ligD gene encoding non-homologous end-joining DNA ligase → MGELRTYRDKRDPGRTPEPFGEVGGADTDAGGRFVIQEHHARRLHYDVRLERGGVLVCWAVPKGLPDAPGAPRLAVHTEDHPLEYLDFHGEIPAGEYGGGSMTIHDAGTYETEKWTDDEVAVTLRGEHTDGRFVFTRPKRNEDGKDWLVTRKSEAKARPPRDVQSPRVSVGGRGLKLSNLDKLLYPGTPKNAVIDYYARVADTVLPHLAGRPLTLRRFPDGIDGESFYEKNAGRNAPDWLRTVVVPTPGSSRGADSARFVVVEELATLVYLANLAVLELHVPQWRVDADDVPQPPDELVFDLDPGPGTGLVECARVACRVRDRLHDDGVVPVVKTSGSKGMQMTAPVVVTDPGRTSEYARTIAQELARETPDDVTAVMAKDRRGGRVFIDWSQNNTSKTTVAPYSLRARSVDGAPTVSTPLTWSEVEACDDAAALVFSPAAVLDRIAEHGDLYAGALDEGVAPPD, encoded by the coding sequence ATGGGCGAACTCCGGACCTACCGGGACAAACGGGACCCGGGCCGGACACCCGAGCCGTTCGGGGAGGTCGGCGGAGCCGACACCGACGCCGGCGGCCGGTTCGTGATCCAGGAGCACCACGCGCGCCGGCTGCACTACGACGTCCGGCTCGAGCGGGGCGGGGTGCTCGTCTGCTGGGCCGTGCCCAAGGGGCTGCCCGACGCCCCCGGTGCACCCCGCCTGGCCGTGCACACCGAGGACCACCCCCTCGAGTACCTGGACTTCCACGGTGAGATCCCGGCCGGTGAGTACGGCGGCGGGTCGATGACGATCCACGACGCGGGCACCTACGAGACCGAGAAGTGGACCGACGACGAGGTCGCGGTGACGCTGCGCGGGGAGCACACCGACGGGCGGTTCGTGTTCACCCGGCCGAAGCGGAACGAGGACGGGAAGGACTGGCTCGTCACGCGGAAGTCCGAGGCGAAGGCCCGGCCGCCGCGGGACGTCCAGTCGCCCCGGGTCTCGGTCGGCGGGCGCGGGCTCAAGCTGTCCAACCTCGACAAGCTGCTCTACCCGGGCACGCCGAAGAACGCGGTGATCGACTACTACGCACGGGTCGCCGACACCGTGCTCCCCCACCTCGCCGGCCGCCCCCTCACGCTGCGCCGCTTCCCCGACGGCATCGACGGGGAGTCGTTCTACGAGAAGAACGCCGGGCGCAACGCGCCGGACTGGCTCCGGACGGTCGTCGTCCCGACGCCGGGCTCCTCCCGCGGCGCGGACTCGGCCCGCTTCGTCGTCGTCGAAGAGCTCGCCACGCTGGTCTACCTCGCGAACCTGGCGGTGCTGGAACTGCACGTACCGCAGTGGCGCGTGGACGCCGACGACGTGCCGCAGCCCCCCGACGAGCTGGTCTTCGACCTCGACCCGGGGCCCGGCACCGGCCTCGTCGAGTGCGCGCGGGTCGCGTGCCGGGTCCGCGACCGCCTGCACGACGACGGGGTGGTGCCGGTGGTGAAGACCAGCGGCTCGAAGGGCATGCAGATGACCGCCCCCGTCGTCGTGACCGACCCGGGCCGGACCTCGGAGTACGCGCGGACGATCGCGCAGGAGCTCGCCCGGGAGACGCCCGACGACGTCACGGCCGTGATGGCGAAGGACCGGCGGGGCGGCCGGGTGTTCATCGACTGGTCGCAGAACAACACGTCGAAGACGACGGTCGCGCCGTACTCGCTGCGGGCCCGCTCGGTCGACGGGGCCCCCACGGTGTCCACGCCGTTGACGTGGTCCGAGGTCGAGGCGTGCGACGACGCGGCCGCGCTCGTGTTCTCCCCCGCCGCGGTGCTGGACCGGATCGCCGAGCACGGCGACCTGTACGCGGGCGCGCTCGACGAGGGGGTGGCCCCGCCGGACTAG